In Kordiimonas sp. SCSIO 12610, the sequence ATACCCTTGGTTATGCCTTCAAGCCATGGACGGAACAAAAGGCAATTGCTGACGGACCGTCAATACTTAAATATATCAACGAAACTGCACGCGAGTATGATGTTGATAAAAACATTCGCTATGGTCACAAAGTTGTAAAAGCCTCATGGTCTTCAAGCGACGCACGCTGGACTGTTGACGCTGAGCGCACAGACACAGGTGAAACCGTTCAGTTTTTATGTCGGTTCTTTTTTGTATGTGCGGGGTATTATGATTATGAAGGTGGTCATGACCCTGTGTTTGAGGGCCGTGAAGACTTCAAGGGCCAGATCGCTCACCCGCAAAAATGGACCGAAGACATCGATTACGATGATAAGAATGTGGTTATTATCGGCTCTGGTGCGACGGCGGTAACATTGGTGCCTTCGATGGCTGATAAAGCCAAGCATGTGACAATGCTTCAGCGATCCCCAACCTATATTGTTTCACGGCCAGCCGAAGATAAGCTCGCGAATACGCTCAGGAAGTTTTTACCGGCGATGTGGGCATATGGGATTATTCGTTGGCGTAATGTGTTGATGCAGCAGTTTGTTTTCAGGCGTGCCCGTAGTGCCCCCCAGAAAGTGAAAGAGTTTTTACTTGGTATGGTGCGCGAGGAGCTCGGGCCTGATTACGATATCGATAAGCATTTCACACCGAAATATAACCCGTGGGAAGAGCGGCTTTGTCTTGTGCCGGATAGCGACCTGTTTGAGGCCATCAAAAATGGCACGGCTTCGGTCGTAACTGATCATATTGATCGCTTTGTCGAAGATGGCATTTTATTGAAATCGGGCGAAAAGCTCGATGCTGATCTGATTGTTACTGCGACGGGCCTCAAGATCAAGGCGATTGGTGGCTTATCGATAGAGGTTGACGGTAAAGCCGTCTCTATGGGTGATACCCTTAACTATAAAGGGTTGATGTTCTCAAGTGTTCCAAATTTTGCTTCCGTATTTGGTTATACAAACGCTTCCTGGACGCTTAAGGCGGATTTATGCTGTGAATATGTATGCCGGCTTCTAAAGCATATGGATAAGATCGGTGTTGATTATTGTGTTCCTGTTCAGGATGATCCTGACATGGGAATAGAACCTGGTCTTGATTTCTCATCAGGATATATCCAGCGTGCACTTGACGATATTCCGAAACAAGGTTCGAAAAAGCCATGGCGCCTCAACCAGAATTATCCACTTGATCTCGTGACACTGCGTCAC encodes:
- a CDS encoding NAD(P)/FAD-dependent oxidoreductase yields the protein MAEYVEVLIVGAGLSGIGAACHLQRRCPEKSYLILEGRETKGGTWDLFRYPGIRSDSDMYTLGYAFKPWTEQKAIADGPSILKYINETAREYDVDKNIRYGHKVVKASWSSSDARWTVDAERTDTGETVQFLCRFFFVCAGYYDYEGGHDPVFEGREDFKGQIAHPQKWTEDIDYDDKNVVIIGSGATAVTLVPSMADKAKHVTMLQRSPTYIVSRPAEDKLANTLRKFLPAMWAYGIIRWRNVLMQQFVFRRARSAPQKVKEFLLGMVREELGPDYDIDKHFTPKYNPWEERLCLVPDSDLFEAIKNGTASVVTDHIDRFVEDGILLKSGEKLDADLIVTATGLKIKAIGGLSIEVDGKAVSMGDTLNYKGLMFSSVPNFASVFGYTNASWTLKADLCCEYVCRLLKHMDKIGVDYCVPVQDDPDMGIEPGLDFSSGYIQRALDDIPKQGSKKPWRLNQNYPLDLVTLRHKKIDDGFLAFKKRDKEAA